From Algoriphagus sp. NG3, the proteins below share one genomic window:
- a CDS encoding FecR family protein, with translation MDEEPDINTLLTRYFNGEVSLTEKKAVMEWVKKSRYNQYHFDQLVEYWEKRTVDPKLISHEFQKDKIWSQYMTTVAKSTNSKSRTSARVFRWSIAASLLLLISVSLILMNRDLVSDTQELVMPVATIEKYNPIGQKSQTQLPDGSKVWLNADSKLVYPENFDNSTRTVYLEGEAFFDVFHDSVRPFIVVTEKVRVQVLGTKFNVDAFVTSQETNIALLEGSVKVTSDRQSDGLLIVPESGVSYSDQLGIFREFSKAGNPEMFEKAMSWKNGKLIFDGVGLGNFVTEISRWYGVKVSIEGVPRNDWRLVGSFDNEYLTNVLDAISYNKDFTYELEGKELTLIFN, from the coding sequence ATGGACGAAGAACCAGACATAAATACACTACTTACCCGGTATTTCAACGGTGAAGTAAGCCTTACCGAAAAGAAAGCAGTGATGGAGTGGGTGAAAAAATCCCGATACAACCAATATCACTTTGATCAACTTGTGGAGTATTGGGAAAAACGCACTGTTGACCCAAAGCTTATCAGCCATGAATTCCAAAAAGATAAAATATGGAGCCAGTACATGACTACCGTAGCTAAATCCACCAATTCCAAATCAAGAACTTCAGCAAGGGTATTTAGATGGAGTATTGCAGCTTCTTTGCTCCTGTTAATTTCAGTTTCTCTTATATTGATGAATAGGGATCTGGTGTCAGATACGCAGGAATTGGTGATGCCTGTGGCAACAATCGAGAAATACAATCCCATAGGACAAAAGTCACAGACGCAGTTGCCAGATGGATCGAAGGTATGGCTGAATGCAGACAGTAAGCTGGTCTACCCCGAGAATTTTGATAATTCCACCCGAACCGTGTATCTGGAAGGGGAGGCATTTTTTGATGTGTTTCATGACAGCGTTCGACCTTTTATTGTGGTAACAGAGAAAGTAAGGGTGCAGGTTTTAGGGACCAAATTTAATGTGGATGCTTTCGTCACAAGCCAGGAAACAAATATTGCACTATTGGAGGGCTCTGTTAAAGTGACCTCAGACAGGCAGTCGGATGGTTTGCTGATAGTTCCCGAGAGCGGGGTTTCCTATTCCGATCAGCTTGGGATCTTCAGGGAGTTTTCCAAGGCTGGCAATCCCGAAATGTTTGAGAAAGCAATGAGCTGGAAAAATGGTAAACTAATTTTTGACGGAGTGGGCCTTGGCAATTTTGTAACAGAAATAAGCCGATGGTATGGAGTAAAAGTGAGTATTGAAGGTGTACCAAGAAATGATTGGCGACTGGTAGGCTCCTTCGACAATGAATACCTGACCAATGTCCTGGATGCAATATCCTATAACAAAGACTTTACCTATGAATTAGAAGGAAAAGAATTGACACTAATATTCAACTAA
- a CDS encoding RNA polymerase sigma-70 factor: MNPIKLKHLLTRIVERNDEKAFSEFFDHYHTRLINLALLFLPRYDLAEDVVSEVLLKLLHKKENLLEIRNFEGYLFKMVKHKSLNALKSSSDELANIQIDDINDYLLPEENDPEKDLINSDLGKLLDQVIHQLPPKRRLVFKMIKDENMSYREVAEILEISERTVEVHLKLAIKDLRAALTVYYEEHRDVISISRQRFLSIFL; this comes from the coding sequence ATGAACCCAATTAAGTTAAAACATCTACTCACTCGAATAGTAGAGCGAAATGATGAAAAGGCATTTTCCGAGTTTTTTGATCACTACCATACACGGTTGATAAACCTTGCATTATTGTTTTTGCCTAGGTATGACCTGGCTGAGGATGTGGTTTCTGAAGTGTTGCTTAAACTGCTTCATAAGAAAGAAAATTTACTGGAAATCAGGAATTTTGAAGGTTATCTATTTAAGATGGTGAAGCACAAGTCCTTAAATGCCCTAAAGTCAAGCTCAGATGAACTGGCAAATATCCAAATCGATGATATTAACGATTATCTCTTGCCTGAAGAAAACGATCCGGAGAAGGATTTGATAAATTCTGATTTGGGCAAACTCCTAGATCAGGTGATTCATCAACTGCCACCTAAAAGACGACTTGTGTTTAAAATGATAAAGGATGAGAATATGTCGTATAGGGAAGTAGCGGAAATTCTTGAAATATCCGAGCGTACAGTAGAGGTTCATTTAAAATTGGCGATCAAAGACCTTAGAGCCGCTTTGACTGTCTATTATGAAGAGCATAGGGACGTAATTTCAATTTCCCGACAAAGATTCCTCTCCATATTTTTATAA
- a CDS encoding Crp/Fnr family transcriptional regulator — translation MSIPVRPINESYLDFDFFQFISTSQSSKSLGMMREITVKKNEYLYNPSTEHLYMYEILEGAVKLGSYTEDGEEFTFDVLFKKDFFGDLKYLNNQFFEYSKALIDTRVRIYNRDFFKKMVVQTPEVSEWFISYLVKRWCSTEKKLKKLHEKKAQEKLVFLSTYFDLNVKDANGKSFNLNDLLTQKDIGDLIGVTRQTVANSSKVKLK, via the coding sequence ATGTCCATCCCAGTTCGACCAATCAATGAGTCTTATTTAGACTTTGATTTTTTTCAGTTTATTTCCACTTCTCAGTCATCAAAGTCATTAGGCATGATGCGGGAAATCACCGTAAAAAAGAATGAGTACCTGTACAACCCCTCAACGGAGCATTTATACATGTATGAAATTCTGGAAGGCGCCGTCAAATTGGGAAGTTATACGGAGGATGGGGAAGAATTTACTTTTGATGTGCTCTTTAAAAAAGACTTTTTCGGGGATTTGAAGTATTTGAACAACCAATTCTTTGAATACTCCAAAGCCCTAATAGACACCAGGGTACGGATTTATAACCGGGATTTTTTCAAGAAAATGGTTGTTCAGACACCTGAAGTATCCGAATGGTTTATTTCCTATCTGGTCAAACGCTGGTGTAGCACTGAGAAAAAACTAAAGAAACTCCACGAGAAAAAAGCCCAGGAAAAGCTCGTCTTTTTGAGCACTTATTTCGATTTGAACGTCAAAGATGCCAATGGCAAATCTTTTAATTTAAATGACTTGTTGACCCAAAAGGATATAGGCGATTTAATAGGTGTGACTAGACAGACAGTGGCGAATTCCTCCAAAGTAAAACTTAAGTGA
- a CDS encoding TonB-dependent receptor, whose amino-acid sequence MRSKNSTHLLPGIVLLFLFLGISIQTYSQATNASISGTVTDSAGEPLIGAALMIKNEQTGFTASAITNLTGTYTVNQLPLGTDYSVTCTYLGYGTKVFTGYSFNQGERIKLDITLSEETQNLSEVSVTANSLSNSIDRFGSSTAVTARDMSTLPVNGRNFNSLVDLSPVSNGSNLLGQLYSSTNYTIDGMTNRSPLSSGSTNRGPFSISMEAIREFEVVTNDYDVTNGRSGGGIISAVTKTGTNELHGSAFLFNRADWLASKYDTRGNEREDEFSIQQYGVTLGGAIIKDKLHYFIAYDGQRDARPLYIADIRTPEDENRYNLSQESLDRYLQIGRNKYGLSDSPQTGSFGKKRYSHTAFARIDYQINKSNLLTIRNNFSRDLNSQGVSDNSSINLFEVYGDHLSTANSLMASLRTEINNKLTNELKIQYLYTLDDGRPNAQLPSSNIPRAIVQRVESVVDGDDVNTTIQLGGQRYLPERFESNVYQLVNNLYYNRGKTNYTFGMDLLLNDLTSLATSEFNGRFYFTGLDNFDNLQPYRYAREVATEDPTVEQSIFGGGIYAQADSDLGRGMNLILGLRGDYTTYKNSPTFNQTVFDELGLRTDVKTGGFQIQPRFQFTWDINEKQQDILRIGAGIFGSALNNYSDVNNLQFDGTKIFAVDITGENVPTPNFESYRDDPSTAPGVDLLNQPGITPVTTINMNSEDLKVPTVYKGNVMYNRVINNRLRLGVNFIASIARNNYMYVDRNMVDQPYFRLSEEGNRGVYVPAETISTSNGNADWTKGRKTDQIGRVLELNSEGRNNTYTMVIDGTYRYFRDGQITASYTWNDSKDNTSYNGNVANSATLSQMVVDDPRDLSMMNYSNGQYRTKVVVYGTLPTFKGFTVGVRYSGIGGTRYSLRVNGNVNGDFVNSNDLAFVFDPSAPGISETLAEAMNNVLANPDNLAKEYIRESLGNVAVRNGGVNGYFGNWDLRATKKIFFSAEKKSGFELGLDIFNVANLLNKEWGTSKTLGNQNLLTIRNFDPEKQAYEYQVNSNVGVTTPGGTPYQLQLSGRIFF is encoded by the coding sequence ATGAGATCAAAAAATTCTACCCACTTACTTCCAGGAATAGTACTGCTATTCCTATTCCTTGGAATAAGCATTCAAACCTATTCCCAGGCTACCAACGCTTCTATTTCAGGAACTGTTACTGACTCAGCCGGAGAACCTCTTATCGGTGCTGCCCTGATGATCAAAAATGAACAAACCGGATTCACCGCATCTGCCATCACCAATCTCACAGGAACCTACACCGTCAATCAGCTTCCGCTGGGAACTGATTATTCTGTTACCTGCACTTACTTAGGCTATGGCACAAAGGTGTTTACAGGGTATTCTTTCAATCAGGGCGAACGTATCAAACTGGATATTACCTTGAGTGAGGAAACTCAAAACCTAAGTGAAGTCAGCGTAACTGCCAACTCTCTAAGCAATAGCATAGACAGATTTGGAAGCTCCACCGCCGTGACCGCCAGAGATATGTCCACACTTCCTGTAAACGGGAGAAATTTCAATTCCCTGGTGGACTTATCCCCTGTTTCCAACGGCAGTAATTTGCTTGGTCAATTGTATTCCTCCACTAACTACACCATTGACGGAATGACCAATAGAAGTCCACTATCCAGTGGATCTACCAACAGAGGGCCTTTCTCCATCTCCATGGAAGCCATCCGTGAGTTTGAGGTAGTGACCAATGATTATGATGTGACCAATGGTCGAAGCGGCGGCGGTATCATTAGCGCAGTGACCAAAACAGGTACAAATGAGCTTCACGGTTCAGCATTTTTATTCAACAGAGCAGACTGGCTGGCTAGTAAATACGATACTAGAGGAAATGAAAGAGAAGATGAATTCTCCATCCAACAATATGGGGTGACACTTGGAGGTGCTATTATTAAAGATAAACTCCATTATTTCATTGCTTATGATGGACAACGAGATGCACGACCACTTTACATCGCTGACATCCGAACCCCAGAAGACGAAAACCGATACAATCTTTCACAGGAATCTTTGGATAGATACCTTCAGATAGGAAGAAACAAATACGGTCTTTCGGATTCGCCACAGACAGGGAGCTTTGGTAAAAAAAGATATTCCCACACTGCTTTTGCCCGGATAGATTATCAGATCAATAAATCCAATCTATTGACGATTCGAAACAACTTTTCTCGCGACTTAAACAGTCAGGGCGTTTCGGACAACAGCTCCATCAATCTATTTGAAGTCTATGGAGATCACCTATCCACAGCCAATAGCTTAATGGCTTCCCTGCGGACAGAAATCAATAATAAGCTGACCAATGAATTAAAAATTCAGTACTTATACACCCTTGACGATGGCAGACCAAATGCCCAATTGCCAAGTTCCAATATCCCAAGAGCAATCGTACAGCGAGTAGAATCCGTGGTCGATGGCGATGATGTCAATACAACGATTCAGTTGGGTGGTCAACGCTACCTACCGGAAAGATTTGAATCCAATGTTTATCAGTTGGTGAACAACCTATATTACAACAGAGGCAAAACCAACTATACCTTTGGAATGGACTTACTTCTGAATGACCTTACTTCACTTGCCACCAGTGAGTTTAACGGAAGATTCTATTTCACCGGACTTGATAATTTCGACAATCTACAGCCCTATAGATACGCCAGAGAAGTAGCAACGGAGGACCCAACGGTAGAACAAAGCATTTTTGGAGGCGGGATATATGCCCAGGCAGACTCTGATCTGGGAAGAGGAATGAACTTGATCCTTGGACTTCGCGGAGACTATACCACTTACAAAAACAGCCCGACATTCAATCAGACCGTCTTTGATGAGCTGGGCCTGAGAACAGATGTGAAAACGGGTGGGTTTCAGATCCAGCCAAGATTCCAGTTTACCTGGGACATCAACGAAAAGCAACAAGATATTCTGAGAATAGGTGCTGGTATTTTCGGTTCTGCGCTGAACAACTACTCAGACGTCAACAACCTGCAGTTTGACGGAACAAAGATTTTTGCAGTAGATATCACGGGAGAAAACGTGCCTACCCCGAATTTTGAATCGTACAGAGACGATCCAAGCACAGCTCCGGGAGTGGACTTATTGAATCAGCCAGGCATCACCCCTGTAACTACCATCAATATGAACAGTGAGGACCTGAAAGTCCCTACTGTGTACAAAGGGAATGTGATGTACAACAGAGTTATCAATAATCGCTTGAGGTTGGGCGTGAACTTCATCGCATCCATCGCCAGAAACAACTACATGTATGTGGATAGAAACATGGTGGATCAACCTTATTTCAGACTTTCAGAAGAAGGCAATAGAGGTGTGTATGTTCCGGCAGAAACTATCAGTACTTCCAATGGAAATGCAGACTGGACCAAAGGCAGAAAAACAGACCAAATCGGAAGAGTACTGGAGCTGAACAGTGAGGGGAGAAACAATACTTATACCATGGTAATAGATGGAACCTACCGCTATTTCAGAGATGGACAGATCACTGCCAGCTACACCTGGAATGACAGTAAAGACAATACTTCCTACAATGGTAATGTGGCCAACAGTGCAACCTTGAGCCAGATGGTAGTGGATGATCCTAGAGACCTGTCCATGATGAACTATTCCAATGGACAATACAGAACGAAAGTGGTCGTCTATGGTACCTTACCTACTTTCAAAGGATTTACCGTCGGTGTTAGATACTCCGGCATTGGAGGAACACGCTATTCTCTACGGGTGAACGGCAACGTAAACGGGGATTTTGTCAACTCCAATGACCTGGCATTTGTATTCGATCCATCTGCTCCGGGTATTTCGGAGACTTTAGCTGAAGCAATGAACAATGTCTTGGCAAACCCGGATAACCTCGCAAAAGAATATATCCGAGAAAGCCTTGGAAATGTAGCAGTTAGAAACGGTGGTGTAAATGGATACTTTGGAAACTGGGACCTGAGAGCAACCAAGAAAATATTCTTTTCAGCAGAAAAGAAATCAGGTTTTGAACTTGGTCTGGACATCTTCAACGTAGCCAACCTGCTAAACAAAGAATGGGGAACATCAAAAACTCTGGGCAATCAAAACTTATTGACCATCAGAAATTTTGACCCAGAAAAGCAAGCTTATGAGTACCAAGTTAATTCAAACGTAGGTGTTACCACACCAGGCGGCACCCCATACCAATTACAACTCTCAGGTAGAATATTCTTTTAA
- a CDS encoding alkaline phosphatase family protein — MQPNRIKSLKPILFFLVFLASFSLAKAQTKPSEHVILISIDGFRPDFYLEEKWPAPNLQTMAREGARSLGVTGVFPSVTYPSHTTVITGFPPSKHGIYYNAPFEPEGQTGKWYWETELIQVPTLWHAVRDAGMTSASFLWPVSVNAPIDYNIPEYWSLGNGGRIEPMRDMETPKGLLAEMELQVLGKMNEKTFNGDYLNREDRTGEMAGYVLETYKPNLTTIHLIAADHFQHSEGREGPMVYKSIAAIDRAIGKIMEAADRAGIADKTTFIITGDHGFVNTHSSISPNIWLVEAGLMEDAKDRGDWKAAFHTSGASAFLHLKDKNDQESAQQVEQILADLPPSIKKLFRVVDREELDRIGADPNAVLALAPIQGISFSGSTSGAILKPSRGGTHGYFPDFDEIETGFIAWGAGIRENIEIQEMGLVDVAPVVKYLLDLSIDLPESNLYPGIKK, encoded by the coding sequence ATGCAACCAAATCGTATCAAGTCCTTAAAACCTATCCTTTTCTTCCTGGTATTTTTGGCTAGCTTTTCCTTGGCAAAAGCACAAACCAAACCTTCGGAGCATGTAATTCTTATTTCAATTGATGGCTTCCGCCCTGACTTTTACCTTGAAGAAAAATGGCCTGCCCCCAACCTGCAGACCATGGCCAGAGAAGGCGCAAGATCATTAGGTGTTACTGGGGTGTTTCCATCGGTTACCTACCCTTCCCATACCACAGTGATCACCGGCTTTCCTCCTTCCAAGCATGGGATTTATTACAATGCGCCATTCGAGCCGGAAGGACAAACAGGCAAATGGTACTGGGAAACAGAACTGATCCAGGTTCCCACCCTTTGGCATGCCGTAAGAGATGCCGGAATGACCAGTGCAAGCTTCCTTTGGCCTGTTTCTGTCAATGCTCCTATTGATTACAATATTCCGGAATACTGGAGCTTGGGGAACGGAGGAAGAATAGAGCCTATGCGGGACATGGAAACCCCCAAAGGCCTGTTGGCTGAAATGGAACTTCAGGTTTTGGGAAAAATGAATGAAAAAACATTCAATGGAGATTACCTCAACAGAGAGGACAGAACAGGAGAAATGGCAGGTTATGTTTTGGAAACCTACAAACCGAACTTGACCACCATTCACCTCATTGCAGCAGACCACTTTCAGCATAGCGAAGGAAGAGAAGGTCCGATGGTGTACAAATCCATCGCTGCCATAGACCGTGCGATTGGAAAAATCATGGAAGCGGCAGACCGTGCCGGAATCGCAGATAAGACTACCTTTATCATCACCGGTGATCATGGGTTTGTCAATACACACAGCTCCATCTCCCCAAACATCTGGCTGGTGGAAGCTGGGTTGATGGAGGATGCAAAAGACAGAGGAGACTGGAAAGCGGCCTTTCATACCAGTGGGGCTTCGGCTTTCTTACACCTGAAGGATAAGAACGATCAGGAATCTGCTCAGCAGGTGGAGCAAATCCTTGCTGATTTACCCCCTAGCATCAAAAAGTTATTCCGAGTAGTTGATCGGGAGGAACTAGACCGTATCGGAGCTGATCCCAATGCAGTTTTGGCCTTGGCTCCGATCCAGGGGATCTCATTTTCCGGTTCCACTAGTGGTGCAATACTAAAACCATCCAGAGGAGGTACACATGGCTATTTTCCCGATTTTGATGAGATAGAGACAGGCTTTATTGCTTGGGGAGCGGGCATCCGGGAAAATATAGAGATACAGGAAATGGGATTGGTAGATGTAGCCCCTGTGGTGAAGTATTTACTGGATCTATCCATTGACTTGCCCGAGAGCAATCTTTATCCCGGAATTAAAAAATAG
- a CDS encoding LytTR family DNA-binding domain-containing protein: MNTRAIIVEDSKHAQEHLVGHISQQDDIELVGVASDLEEAEELCNSLKPDLVFCDVMVPPATSFDWLLHRKEVPFDLIFTTSYEEFAVKAFRLAAVDYLIKPIDPIEFNNALNKYRNKNRSEGSRIAQLLANLTGPKAKTKVALPTFTGYIFVEISDIIRCESDNTYTTFFLQDKRKILVSRTLKDVESMLGDYSFCRVHNSHLINLAYVAEYYKGEGGQVRLNDGTVVDVARRRKEEFLSQLK; encoded by the coding sequence ATGAATACAAGAGCCATTATTGTAGAAGACAGTAAACATGCACAAGAGCACTTGGTTGGCCACATCTCCCAACAGGACGACATTGAATTGGTAGGAGTGGCCTCTGACCTTGAGGAAGCAGAAGAGCTATGTAATAGTTTGAAACCGGATTTGGTCTTCTGTGATGTGATGGTGCCACCGGCCACCTCCTTCGACTGGCTACTTCATCGTAAGGAAGTGCCATTCGATTTGATATTCACTACCTCCTACGAAGAGTTTGCGGTAAAAGCCTTCCGGCTTGCTGCCGTGGATTATCTGATCAAGCCTATCGATCCTATTGAATTTAACAACGCACTCAATAAGTACAGGAATAAAAACCGTTCTGAAGGAAGCAGAATTGCCCAATTATTGGCAAACCTGACAGGCCCCAAAGCCAAAACCAAGGTAGCTCTGCCAACCTTTACAGGCTATATTTTTGTCGAGATTTCTGATATCATCCGCTGCGAATCAGATAATACCTATACCACGTTTTTCCTTCAGGACAAGCGGAAGATCCTTGTTTCTAGAACGCTCAAGGATGTGGAGAGTATGCTGGGGGATTACAGTTTCTGTAGAGTACATAATTCCCATTTGATCAACCTGGCCTATGTAGCTGAATATTATAAAGGAGAAGGAGGGCAGGTGAGATTAAATGATGGTACCGTAGTAGATGTAGCCAGAAGAAGGAAGGAGGAGTTTCTGAGCCAACTCAAGTAG
- a CDS encoding sensor histidine kinase — MVIFVYSLCQIQSDFLLAVIIGLLPVILAFAFIVFVVYRSRREAEFRKREAELRLKQSEGELKALRAQINPHFIFNCLNSIHHYIQQQDAKEAGMYLIKFSQMIRYVLESSAKNWVSLEDELETNRNYLQLEQLRSNQSFSFGFSCAVDIDPADIFIPPMLLQPFLENAVWHGAKSNATIELKVSVENDTYLRCLIINSGDGTREKLPQDLSNFIKKSSMGLTLMEERFQSLNELRGFQSGFEISDLNGGGKEVRIYMPYEKEL; from the coding sequence ATGGTAATTTTTGTGTATTCCTTGTGTCAGATCCAAAGTGACTTTTTGCTTGCGGTGATTATAGGCCTGCTTCCGGTAATATTGGCATTTGCATTCATTGTTTTTGTGGTTTACCGTTCTCGAAGAGAAGCCGAGTTTCGGAAAAGAGAGGCAGAACTTAGGCTGAAGCAATCCGAGGGGGAATTGAAGGCGCTTCGGGCACAGATCAATCCTCATTTTATCTTCAACTGTCTCAATTCCATCCATCATTATATACAGCAGCAGGATGCGAAAGAGGCTGGTATGTACTTGATCAAGTTTTCCCAGATGATCCGATATGTATTGGAAAGCTCCGCCAAAAATTGGGTTTCCTTAGAAGATGAACTGGAGACAAACAGGAATTATCTGCAACTCGAACAGTTAAGAAGTAACCAGTCTTTTAGCTTTGGGTTTTCCTGTGCCGTGGACATTGATCCCGCTGATATTTTTATACCCCCTATGCTTCTGCAGCCTTTTTTGGAAAATGCGGTTTGGCATGGGGCTAAATCAAATGCAACCATCGAATTGAAAGTCTCGGTAGAGAATGATACCTATCTGCGCTGCCTTATCATAAATTCCGGAGATGGGACTAGGGAAAAATTGCCTCAGGATCTTTCCAATTTTATAAAAAAGAGCTCTATGGGCCTAACGCTGATGGAAGAACGCTTTCAATCCTTAAATGAGCTGAGAGGATTCCAGTCTGGTTTTGAAATCAGCGATCTTAATGGAGGTGGTAAAGAAGTCCGGATCTATATGCCCTACGAAAAAGAACTATGA
- a CDS encoding DUF6266 family protein — MAIIENNVLGSISGKLGNTVIYKRKGKLVIKGKPVKSSVAPSEKQLYHRAAFKLAQDFLVPMRAELELGFAKPNPAQGQGFNRALSVALKTAVLNEGGIPVLYPEKVKTSEGDLLGVESPQVQWVSGNLLEVSWSPNAFMGHAKESDRLFVVAYDPGMKRKWSVVQGNYRKTGLQQVQFPWSGDLQGKFYIYLSFYTETKGGREFSDSLCLGRV; from the coding sequence ATGGCGATTATTGAAAACAACGTATTGGGCAGTATCTCCGGAAAACTGGGGAATACGGTGATCTACAAGCGAAAGGGCAAGCTGGTAATCAAAGGCAAGCCTGTCAAAAGCAGTGTTGCGCCCAGTGAGAAGCAGTTATATCATAGAGCGGCTTTTAAACTGGCGCAAGACTTTTTGGTGCCGATGAGGGCAGAGCTGGAACTGGGTTTTGCTAAGCCCAATCCCGCCCAGGGTCAGGGTTTCAACCGGGCACTGTCGGTGGCGCTAAAGACAGCAGTGCTGAACGAAGGCGGAATTCCGGTGCTATATCCAGAAAAGGTCAAGACCTCCGAGGGAGATCTCTTGGGGGTGGAAAGTCCCCAGGTTCAGTGGGTTAGCGGTAATCTGCTTGAGGTCTCCTGGTCTCCCAATGCTTTTATGGGACATGCCAAGGAGTCTGACAGGCTGTTTGTGGTGGCGTATGATCCCGGGATGAAAAGGAAGTGGTCAGTGGTCCAAGGCAACTATAGAAAGACAGGTCTTCAGCAGGTCCAGTTTCCCTGGTCGGGTGACCTTCAGGGAAAATTCTATATCTACCTTTCCTTTTATACCGAGACAAAGGGGGGAAGGGAGTTTTCCGATTCCCTGTGTCTGGGGAGGGTGTGA
- a CDS encoding MauE/DoxX family redox-associated membrane protein: MDKIFNTILILLWTYTGLDKLIRWDASRKAFHNQTFPSELAEVLAYAVPMVELLIAGLLLFSVTRWWGYLGSVLLLTVFITYVGLIWSGAFPRVPCNCAGILESVGWAAHFWLNLGFIGVAVWGLVANGHRDAQRNGRSTEIL, encoded by the coding sequence ATGGACAAAATCTTCAACACTATACTGATTCTACTCTGGACCTATACGGGCCTGGACAAGCTGATCCGCTGGGATGCGAGTAGAAAGGCTTTTCATAACCAAACCTTTCCCAGTGAGCTGGCGGAGGTGCTGGCCTATGCGGTGCCGATGGTAGAGTTGCTGATCGCCGGGCTCCTGCTCTTTTCCGTGACGCGGTGGTGGGGATATCTGGGCAGTGTCTTACTGCTGACGGTATTTATTACTTATGTGGGACTGATCTGGTCAGGGGCTTTTCCCAGGGTGCCGTGCAACTGTGCGGGGATATTGGAGAGTGTGGGATGGGCGGCCCATTTCTGGTTGAATCTGGGGTTTATTGGAGTGGCAGTGTGGGGGTTGGTGGCAAATGGTCACAGAGATGCACAGAGAAATGGGAGGAGCACGGAGATCTTATAG
- a CDS encoding DUF6520 family protein, which produces MKSFKTMLPALGLVLGATMALAMNVPTMMAEKTATKVWTPDPDPAYEETNFYREITGEVLGSDFLCNGTSQECRVEFDNDNPMTGQKSILTPGIYVEQ; this is translated from the coding sequence ATGAAATCATTTAAAACCATGCTCCCGGCACTGGGATTAGTGCTCGGAGCAACCATGGCTCTGGCCATGAATGTACCGACTATGATGGCTGAAAAGACTGCCACTAAAGTGTGGACCCCGGATCCAGATCCAGCCTATGAAGAGACCAATTTCTACCGCGAGATTACAGGGGAAGTCTTAGGCAGTGATTTTCTCTGTAATGGAACATCCCAGGAATGTAGAGTTGAATTTGACAATGATAATCCTATGACAGGCCAGAAATCAATTCTGACCCCAGGAATCTATGTCGAGCAATAA